A DNA window from Pontiella agarivorans contains the following coding sequences:
- a CDS encoding KpsF/GutQ family sugar-phosphate isomerase — protein sequence MDYLKRANEVFDIELDGMKRVKADLDGGFVQAIDAILQTIENGYGKVVIAGVGKNWHIGNKMAATFTSTGTPAVAMHPIEAMHGDFGILSERDIVVAMSYSGASDELIAVLQPVKRMGVKIIALTGEPESPLGEYADIIVSVKVDKEACPFNMAPTASTTATLALGDAMAMVLLDARGFKMEDYARRHPGGAIGRTLLLRVEDVMRTGKRSATVPVGSPVKDALISMTGAKAGCVAVVHPDNTLAGIMTDGDLRRHLIETPNLIEQPVDSIMTVNPKTLKKDQLAIDILNIYEQFNIDDLIVVDDTNRVIGAVDIQDMPKLKIL from the coding sequence TTGGACTATTTGAAGCGCGCGAATGAAGTTTTTGATATTGAACTCGACGGAATGAAACGGGTGAAGGCGGATCTCGACGGCGGCTTCGTTCAAGCCATCGACGCCATTCTGCAAACCATTGAAAACGGCTATGGAAAAGTGGTCATCGCCGGTGTCGGTAAAAACTGGCACATCGGCAACAAAATGGCCGCCACCTTCACCAGCACCGGCACGCCGGCTGTGGCCATGCACCCGATTGAAGCGATGCACGGCGATTTCGGCATTCTGTCCGAACGCGATATCGTGGTGGCCATGAGTTATTCAGGCGCATCGGATGAACTGATTGCCGTACTCCAGCCCGTCAAACGCATGGGCGTTAAAATCATTGCACTTACCGGCGAACCCGAATCCCCGCTCGGCGAATATGCCGATATCATCGTTTCGGTAAAAGTGGACAAAGAAGCGTGCCCGTTTAATATGGCACCGACCGCCAGCACCACCGCCACCCTCGCCCTCGGCGATGCCATGGCCATGGTCCTCCTCGATGCGCGGGGATTCAAAATGGAGGATTATGCCCGCCGGCACCCCGGCGGCGCCATCGGCCGTACCCTCCTGCTTCGCGTTGAAGATGTTATGCGAACCGGAAAACGCAGTGCCACCGTCCCCGTCGGCAGCCCCGTCAAGGATGCCCTGATTTCCATGACAGGCGCAAAGGCCGGCTGCGTCGCCGTCGTCCATCCTGACAACACCCTCGCCGGCATTATGACCGACGGCGACCTTCGCCGCCACCTGATCGAAACCCCCAACCTGATCGAGCAGCCGGTTGACAGCATTATGACCGTTAACCCGAAAACCCTGAAAAAAGATCAGCTGGCCATCGATATTCTCAATATCTACGAACAATTCAACATCGACGACCTGATCGTCGTCGACGACACCAACCGCGTCATCGGCGCCGTTGATATCCAGGATATGCCGAAACTGAAAATTCTTTAA
- the sppA gene encoding signal peptide peptidase SppA has product MSSNGAKVGLWIVIAILALMLFGSFLANVGLTAALVSGGGGSVAGFDQPQDQIPEFTEIWSYGYGDKKVVRIGLQGVIMRGRQERLLGSDPDMVEQILAEIRAATIDEEVEGIILEVDSPGGGVTPSDEIYAALEKFKRVDENRVILVFVRDLCASGGYYASMAGDYIMAEPTAIVGSVGVIMQTMNMKGLGDMIGLSSVTIASGENKDMLNPFEEVNPAHLNMLQTLVDSMQQRFAAIVMDSRGLEDDALLDGRVFSVGQALEENLIDGVGYWEDAVEKMCELLDVDELYLVRYGREMGFLDSLFASKTPHVPTLDLAVDPPRFMYLWKP; this is encoded by the coding sequence ATGTCGAGTAACGGTGCAAAAGTAGGATTATGGATTGTCATTGCCATTCTGGCGTTGATGCTTTTCGGCAGTTTTCTGGCGAATGTGGGGTTGACCGCAGCGCTGGTTTCCGGAGGGGGCGGTTCGGTGGCGGGATTTGATCAGCCGCAGGATCAGATTCCTGAATTTACTGAAATCTGGTCCTATGGATACGGGGACAAAAAGGTGGTTCGCATCGGCCTGCAGGGCGTGATTATGCGCGGACGGCAGGAACGTCTCCTCGGCTCGGATCCCGATATGGTGGAGCAGATCCTTGCGGAAATCCGGGCCGCCACGATTGATGAAGAGGTCGAGGGGATTATTCTGGAAGTTGATTCGCCCGGCGGCGGGGTGACACCCAGCGATGAAATTTATGCGGCACTGGAAAAATTCAAACGGGTTGATGAGAATCGTGTTATTCTGGTTTTTGTCCGCGATCTGTGTGCTTCGGGCGGATATTATGCATCCATGGCGGGCGATTATATCATGGCGGAACCGACGGCCATCGTCGGCTCCGTCGGGGTCATTATGCAGACCATGAATATGAAAGGGCTGGGTGATATGATCGGCCTCAGCTCGGTTACGATTGCCTCCGGCGAAAACAAAGACATGCTCAACCCGTTTGAAGAGGTGAATCCGGCACATCTGAATATGCTGCAGACGCTGGTCGATTCTATGCAGCAGCGTTTTGCCGCGATTGTGATGGATTCCCGTGGGCTGGAAGATGATGCGTTGCTCGACGGCCGTGTTTTCAGCGTCGGTCAGGCGCTGGAGGAAAATCTGATCGATGGGGTCGGTTATTGGGAAGATGCCGTTGAAAAAATGTGTGAACTGCTGGATGTGGATGAGCTTTATCTGGTTCGCTATGGCCGTGAAATGGGCTTCCTGGACAGCTTGTTTGCCTCGAAAACTCCGCATGTTCCGACGCTGGATCTTGCGGTTGATCCGCCCCGTTTTATGTATCTTTGGAAACCCTGA
- a CDS encoding LysM peptidoglycan-binding domain-containing protein, translating to MKKSYLLVIPALAVLTGCETLQTPQQRRTVQAREQAAARQAEERAYRMQGAVETVEMENARLMQELQSLRSQVNAMNGQISSLNSKMNALDARQKKEMANLIKEVQALLRKGAASRPASSGSSSVHRGSGREHIVESGHTLSAIAQAYGTTVKAIKQANNLKSDQIRVGQKLFIPE from the coding sequence ATGAAAAAATCGTATTTACTTGTTATACCCGCACTGGCTGTTTTAACCGGCTGTGAAACCCTTCAGACCCCGCAGCAGCGCCGGACTGTGCAGGCTCGTGAGCAGGCGGCCGCCCGTCAGGCCGAAGAACGTGCGTATCGTATGCAGGGTGCGGTGGAAACGGTGGAGATGGAAAATGCCCGGCTCATGCAGGAGCTTCAGTCGCTGCGCAGCCAGGTGAATGCGATGAATGGTCAGATCAGTTCGCTCAACAGTAAAATGAATGCACTGGATGCCCGGCAGAAAAAGGAGATGGCCAACCTTATTAAAGAGGTGCAGGCTCTCCTGCGTAAGGGTGCTGCCAGCCGGCCCGCATCTTCCGGAAGTTCCTCCGTTCACCGGGGTTCCGGTCGCGAACATATTGTCGAATCCGGTCACACTCTTTCTGCTATTGCCCAGGCCTATGGCACAACGGTCAAGGCCATTAAGCAGGCGAATAACCTGAAATCCGACCAGATCCGCGTTGGTCAAAAGCTGTTTATTCCGGAATAA
- a CDS encoding PQQ-dependent sugar dehydrogenase, translated as MHISNRLIRLFILLIICTGSAFSQLVREANTTLNLPAAAPEYNSFAFTDAFPTLSPFEKPVAIVSPPGESNMLFIVEQPGKIMRITDLDGTPQKSTFADFSSRIGLSYDQGLLGLAFHPNFQSNRYFYVFYTTSFPRRDRLSRFTAPVDWDSSGTVDLSTEYILIDQPDDSPNHNGGDLHFGPEDGYLYIPLGDEGEIEDRYENSQNIELNFFSGIIRIDVDKKPGSLEPNPHDDQGTDAVIRDNGIARYGIPPDNPFVGATHYNGIPLTGNIRTEFWATGLRSPWRMGFDPLTGRLFVGDVGENAREEIHLVNKGDNCGWDYLEGTIERIGAPTPPPGFNPADPIFEYPHESGSYSVIGGRVYRGESLPQLFGKYIFSESYDGRVWALTETEEGSGVFTDEVIATESFLVAFGEHPATKEILAADYIDGKIKQLTASGPATGSLPATLTDTGAFSDLASLTPNSGIVAYETNADLWSDDAEKQRWFSIPDPNDHAGWARDKNWELPTGAVWIKHFDLRTDLGEPGVWKRLETRFIVKTEDGIYGITYQWNDTDTEAYLVPAEGTNVTYTVTQPDNSTYQQTWGYPSRSECMQCHTKAGGYALSFNTRQLNRDYTFGNVITNQVSQLAQSGFFSNTVDDVTSLPRIFPIDDESQSLHARVRSYFDVNCSHCHRPESATPSAWNGLMADPFVNAEIYNGAIGFDNGNSNACFAVAGEPENSVILDRMAGTSPFQRMPPIGSNRRDLIAEQVISDWIEQELHLYPTYEEWRAQQTTDPGGPDEDPDGDGVTNDRERIARTDPYNAQDRLQYDFQIDGNMLNFSYNQLAGLDFNIETSTNLVEWTELNPAPPSFPAANSPAQEQGPVDDSPVRYFRLKVEEP; from the coding sequence ATGCATATATCCAACAGACTGATACGTCTTTTTATCCTGCTCATTATCTGCACAGGAAGTGCCTTCTCTCAACTTGTGCGCGAAGCCAATACCACACTGAACCTTCCGGCCGCAGCGCCCGAATACAACAGCTTTGCTTTTACCGATGCCTTTCCTACGCTCAGTCCGTTCGAAAAACCCGTTGCCATTGTTAGCCCGCCCGGCGAAAGCAATATGCTTTTTATTGTCGAGCAGCCAGGAAAAATCATGCGCATCACCGATCTGGATGGCACACCACAGAAATCGACATTTGCAGACTTTTCCAGCCGAATTGGCCTCTCTTATGACCAAGGTCTTCTCGGACTCGCTTTTCATCCGAACTTTCAAAGTAACCGCTATTTCTATGTTTTCTACACGACCTCTTTTCCTCGCCGGGACCGACTAAGCCGGTTTACCGCCCCCGTCGACTGGGATAGTTCCGGAACCGTTGACCTTTCAACCGAATACATTCTTATTGACCAACCGGATGACAGCCCCAACCATAACGGAGGTGACCTGCATTTCGGGCCAGAGGACGGCTACCTTTATATCCCCCTCGGTGACGAGGGCGAAATAGAAGACCGCTATGAAAACAGCCAGAATATTGAATTGAATTTTTTCTCGGGAATCATCCGGATTGATGTCGATAAAAAACCGGGGAGCCTGGAACCCAATCCACACGATGATCAGGGCACGGATGCCGTTATCCGAGATAACGGTATCGCCCGGTACGGCATCCCCCCCGACAATCCCTTTGTGGGCGCAACGCATTATAACGGAATCCCGCTGACGGGAAATATCCGGACCGAATTCTGGGCCACCGGCCTGCGCAGCCCCTGGAGAATGGGGTTTGATCCACTGACGGGCCGTCTTTTTGTCGGAGACGTCGGCGAAAACGCACGGGAGGAGATCCATCTGGTCAATAAAGGCGACAACTGCGGATGGGATTATCTGGAAGGTACCATCGAAAGGATCGGAGCACCGACACCCCCGCCCGGATTCAACCCGGCCGATCCCATCTTCGAATACCCTCATGAATCCGGTTCATACAGTGTTATCGGCGGACGCGTGTATCGCGGAGAAAGCCTGCCCCAACTGTTCGGAAAATATATCTTCTCTGAATCGTATGATGGCCGCGTATGGGCACTGACCGAAACAGAAGAAGGCTCCGGCGTTTTCACCGATGAGGTGATTGCAACAGAATCCTTTCTCGTGGCTTTCGGCGAACATCCCGCCACCAAAGAGATTCTGGCGGCCGATTATATCGACGGGAAAATCAAACAGCTTACTGCGAGCGGGCCGGCAACCGGCTCACTGCCCGCCACTCTGACCGATACCGGGGCTTTTTCCGATCTAGCCTCGCTGACCCCGAACAGCGGAATCGTTGCCTACGAAACCAATGCGGATCTCTGGTCCGATGACGCCGAAAAACAACGATGGTTCTCCATTCCCGACCCCAACGATCACGCTGGCTGGGCCCGGGACAAAAACTGGGAACTCCCAACCGGCGCGGTATGGATTAAACACTTTGATCTGCGCACCGATCTTGGAGAACCCGGGGTATGGAAGCGCCTGGAAACCCGGTTTATTGTAAAAACCGAAGATGGCATTTACGGCATCACTTATCAGTGGAATGATACCGATACGGAAGCCTATCTGGTCCCCGCTGAAGGAACCAATGTAACCTATACCGTCACACAGCCGGATAACAGCACCTACCAGCAGACCTGGGGCTATCCCAGCCGAAGCGAATGCATGCAGTGCCACACCAAAGCCGGTGGATACGCCCTCTCCTTCAATACCCGTCAGCTCAATCGTGATTATACGTTCGGAAATGTGATAACCAATCAGGTCTCACAGCTGGCACAGTCCGGTTTTTTCAGCAATACCGTCGATGACGTCACCTCTCTTCCCCGCATATTCCCGATTGACGATGAAAGCCAGAGTCTTCACGCCCGTGTACGCTCGTACTTTGATGTCAACTGTTCACATTGTCACCGCCCGGAAAGCGCAACACCTTCGGCCTGGAATGGACTAATGGCGGACCCCTTCGTGAATGCGGAAATCTACAACGGCGCAATCGGCTTCGATAACGGGAACAGTAATGCCTGTTTTGCCGTGGCCGGAGAACCCGAGAATTCGGTAATCCTCGACCGAATGGCCGGGACGTCACCGTTTCAACGCATGCCACCTATCGGATCCAACCGCCGCGATCTCATAGCAGAACAGGTCATCAGCGACTGGATTGAACAGGAACTCCATCTCTACCCGACCTATGAAGAGTGGCGGGCCCAGCAAACCACCGATCCCGGCGGTCCCGACGAGGACCCGGATGGCGACGGCGTCACCAACGATCGCGAACGGATTGCCCGCACCGATCCCTACAATGCACAGGATCGTCTCCAGTATGATTTCCAAATCGACGGCAATATGCTGAACTTTTCCTATAACCAACTGGCCGGACTCGATTTCAACATCGAAACCAGCACCAATCTGGTTGAGTGGACCGAGTTGAATCCCGCGCCCCCCTCATTCCCGGCCGCAAACTCACCGGCACAGGAACAAGGTCCGGTCGACGACAGTCCAGTTCGTTACTTCCGACTCAAGGTAGAAGAACCCTGA
- a CDS encoding AEC family transporter, with protein MNYALQILFILILMLIGFIVRKRGMISAVGTSEMVRVLIAVIYPCLIFSSVTKLDARELAANWIMPVMALAIAGTGLLLGLLALKFLKGIDRQRASAFLFQNTINNYLFLPLPLVMLAWGEKGVALLVFASMGFELTVWTVGVFLFNRSSKLSEGIRMMFGPPLIVLIFSICWVCVRDLLHPEIPNVGIASDLVLRILELADFGAETIGRAAVAVSMVVSGSRIAALDVKAAFDGHVWLLSALRLIATPILFILVLKMIPMEETAYGILCVIATMPAAVTSLIFSERFGGDSDFIASTLLVTHIAGVITIPLLLAWAI; from the coding sequence ATGAACTACGCGCTCCAGATTTTATTTATTCTGATCCTGATGCTGATCGGCTTCATTGTCCGAAAACGCGGTATGATCAGCGCAGTAGGCACGTCCGAAATGGTTCGGGTGCTGATCGCAGTAATCTATCCCTGCCTCATTTTTTCCTCCGTCACCAAACTCGATGCCCGGGAACTTGCGGCCAACTGGATTATGCCCGTAATGGCGCTGGCTATTGCCGGAACCGGCCTGTTGCTCGGCCTCCTTGCACTCAAATTTCTGAAAGGCATCGACCGGCAGCGTGCCAGTGCCTTTCTCTTCCAGAACACCATTAACAACTATCTGTTCCTGCCTCTCCCTCTCGTCATGCTCGCCTGGGGCGAAAAAGGCGTTGCACTGCTCGTCTTTGCCTCTATGGGTTTCGAGCTTACCGTCTGGACCGTCGGCGTTTTTCTGTTCAACCGATCCAGTAAACTGAGCGAAGGCATACGCATGATGTTCGGCCCGCCGCTGATCGTTCTGATTTTTTCCATCTGCTGGGTCTGCGTTCGCGATCTGCTTCATCCGGAAATTCCAAATGTTGGAATCGCCTCCGATCTGGTTCTGCGCATACTGGAACTGGCAGACTTCGGGGCCGAAACCATCGGCCGCGCCGCTGTCGCTGTTTCAATGGTGGTATCCGGCAGCCGCATTGCCGCGCTCGATGTCAAAGCCGCGTTCGATGGACATGTCTGGCTGCTCTCCGCATTACGCCTGATCGCCACCCCGATCCTTTTCATCCTGGTTCTTAAAATGATTCCAATGGAGGAAACCGCATACGGTATTCTCTGCGTCATCGCTACGATGCCCGCCGCCGTCACCAGCCTGATTTTCAGTGAACGTTTCGGCGGCGATTCCGACTTTATTGCCTCCACCCTGCTCGTCACCCACATTGCCGGCGTCATCACCATTCCTCTCCTGCTCGCCTGGGCTATTTAA
- a CDS encoding 2-hydroxyacid dehydrogenase, producing MKIAFFSTKPYDRKFFDRCNEGFGHEITYFDTRLVRETVKLAEGFECVCVFVNDRVDASALIALAAQGTRLVALRCAGFNNVDIKSAKELGVTVMRVPAYSPYAVAEHTVGLMLALNRKIYWANSRVKEGNFSLDGLLGFDMRTRTVGLVGTGKIGERVASVLSGFGCRIIAHDKVENPVCKEQFDVEYVSLDELFCTSDIISLHCPLFKETMHLINSETISKMKKGVMIINTSRGALIDAKAAIEGLKSEKIGYLGIDVYEEEEELFFEDKTFEIRTDDVFARLTTFPNVVITGHQAYFTQEAVTAISKTTLENITAYENGGELENAVISD from the coding sequence ATGAAGATAGCATTTTTCAGTACCAAACCTTATGATAGAAAGTTTTTCGATCGGTGTAATGAGGGCTTCGGCCATGAGATTACCTACTTCGATACGCGTCTTGTCCGGGAAACGGTTAAGCTTGCAGAGGGCTTTGAATGTGTCTGCGTTTTTGTGAATGACCGCGTGGATGCCTCTGCGCTGATTGCGCTGGCGGCGCAGGGTACCCGGCTGGTGGCGCTGCGGTGCGCCGGATTTAATAATGTCGATATCAAGAGCGCGAAAGAGCTGGGTGTGACTGTGATGCGTGTTCCGGCGTATTCACCGTATGCGGTGGCGGAGCACACCGTTGGGCTGATGCTGGCACTGAATCGTAAGATTTATTGGGCCAATTCGCGCGTTAAAGAAGGTAATTTTTCACTGGACGGTCTGTTGGGCTTTGATATGCGGACTCGGACGGTCGGGTTGGTGGGTACCGGAAAAATCGGGGAGCGTGTGGCCAGTGTGCTTTCGGGCTTCGGTTGCCGGATTATTGCGCACGACAAAGTGGAAAATCCGGTTTGTAAGGAACAGTTCGACGTCGAATATGTGAGTCTGGATGAGTTATTTTGCACCTCGGATATCATTTCGCTGCATTGTCCTCTTTTCAAAGAAACCATGCATCTGATCAACAGTGAGACGATTTCGAAAATGAAAAAAGGCGTCATGATCATCAATACCAGCCGCGGCGCGCTGATTGATGCCAAAGCGGCGATCGAGGGGCTGAAGTCGGAAAAAATCGGCTATCTGGGCATCGATGTTTACGAAGAGGAGGAGGAACTCTTTTTCGAAGATAAAACGTTTGAAATTCGAACCGACGATGTTTTTGCTCGTCTGACGACTTTCCCGAATGTGGTGATTACCGGTCACCAGGCCTACTTTACGCAGGAGGCGGTTACTGCCATTTCAAAAACCACGCTCGAAAATATCACAGCCTATGAAAACGGCGGCGAGCTGGAGAATGCAGTGATTTCGGACTGA
- the rpsA gene encoding 30S ribosomal protein S1, which yields MESTTNKDLGADNAAMEAMYDETLKNFTEGSIVPGKILSVIDGDVLIDIGYKSEGIVPVQEFKDLDEDPVGQETEVFLEQLEDKDGMIVISKRRAEQQRAWDYVVNECEEGSIVEGTIKNIVKGGFIVDVGVDAFLPGSQLDVTPVRNPDEHMGKTYQFRILKINLERKNIVVSRRELIEESRRESRRKILAEIQVGQVRPGVVKNITDFGAFVDLDGIDGLLHVTDMTWGRINHPSELLKVGDELNVMILDIDLEKERISLGLKQTMDNPWEEIEARYPIGGRVHGKVVNLAPYGAFVELEEGVEGLVHVSEMSWTKRIQRAADVLSVGDEVDAVVLNVSTDDKKISLGMRQTEENPWEVVAGKYPIGSLVEGKVRNFTSYGAFVELEEGVDGMIHVSDMSWTRKVNHPSEVLKKGEEVQTVVLEIDSTNQRISLGLKQAQDDPWAGIVDRYPIGAKVSGIVTKISSFGAFVEIEEGIDGLVHISQISDDHVEKVKDVLNVGDTIEARVVKVDPVEHRIGLSVKAAKVKDDEFEVQEDMLEGLQSGEELVDLGSAFDNAFGDALEEWHPGDKK from the coding sequence ATGGAATCAACAACTAACAAAGACCTGGGTGCGGACAACGCAGCCATGGAAGCAATGTACGACGAAACCCTGAAAAACTTCACGGAAGGTTCGATCGTACCCGGCAAAATCCTGAGCGTAATTGACGGCGATGTGCTCATCGATATCGGATACAAATCCGAAGGCATCGTTCCTGTACAGGAATTCAAAGATCTCGACGAAGATCCCGTCGGCCAGGAAACAGAAGTTTTCCTCGAACAGCTCGAAGACAAAGACGGAATGATCGTCATTTCCAAACGCCGTGCTGAACAGCAACGTGCATGGGACTACGTCGTTAACGAATGTGAAGAAGGCAGCATTGTTGAAGGCACCATCAAGAACATCGTTAAAGGCGGCTTCATTGTTGATGTCGGTGTTGACGCGTTCCTTCCGGGCTCCCAGCTCGATGTTACCCCGGTTCGTAATCCTGACGAACACATGGGTAAAACCTATCAGTTCCGTATCCTCAAGATTAACCTTGAGCGTAAAAACATCGTTGTATCCCGCCGCGAACTCATTGAAGAGTCCCGCCGCGAATCCCGCCGTAAGATCCTTGCGGAAATCCAGGTCGGCCAGGTCCGTCCGGGTGTGGTCAAGAACATCACCGACTTCGGTGCATTCGTTGATCTCGACGGCATCGACGGCCTGCTCCATGTCACCGATATGACTTGGGGCCGCATCAACCATCCGTCCGAGCTGCTTAAGGTCGGCGATGAACTGAATGTGATGATTCTCGATATCGACCTCGAGAAAGAACGCATCAGCCTCGGCCTCAAGCAGACCATGGATAATCCGTGGGAAGAAATCGAAGCCCGCTACCCGATCGGCGGCCGTGTACACGGTAAAGTCGTCAACCTCGCTCCGTATGGTGCGTTCGTTGAGCTCGAAGAGGGTGTCGAAGGTCTTGTTCACGTTTCTGAAATGTCCTGGACTAAACGGATCCAGCGCGCAGCAGACGTTCTGAGCGTCGGCGACGAAGTGGATGCAGTGGTTCTGAATGTCAGTACCGATGACAAGAAGATCTCCCTCGGCATGCGCCAGACCGAAGAAAACCCGTGGGAAGTGGTTGCCGGTAAATACCCGATCGGTTCGCTGGTTGAAGGTAAAGTCCGCAACTTCACCTCATACGGTGCGTTCGTTGAACTCGAAGAAGGTGTTGATGGCATGATTCACGTGTCGGATATGTCCTGGACCCGCAAGGTCAACCATCCGTCTGAAGTCCTCAAGAAGGGCGAAGAAGTTCAGACCGTGGTTCTCGAAATCGATTCCACCAATCAGCGTATCAGCCTCGGCCTCAAGCAGGCGCAGGATGATCCGTGGGCCGGCATTGTTGACCGCTACCCGATCGGTGCGAAAGTCAGCGGCATCGTCACCAAGATCTCGTCCTTCGGCGCATTCGTTGAAATCGAAGAAGGTATCGACGGTCTGGTTCACATCAGCCAGATCTCCGATGATCACGTTGAAAAAGTGAAAGACGTTCTGAATGTCGGTGATACCATTGAAGCCCGTGTGGTGAAAGTGGATCCGGTTGAACACCGCATCGGCCTGAGCGTCAAAGCCGCCAAGGTTAAAGATGACGAATTCGAAGTTCAGGAAGACATGCTCGAAGGACTGCAGTCCGGTGAAGAGCTGGTCGACCTCGGCTCCGCCTTCGATAACGCCTTCGGTGATGCCCTCGAAGAGTGGCACCCCGGTGACAAGAAATAG
- the tyrS gene encoding tyrosine--tRNA ligase — MNIEEQVDFLTARSVDFVSRDELKKKLEKCAAEGRGLRVKYGADPSAPDIHLGHVVGLNKLREFQDAGHTVVFIIGDFTGMIGDPSGKSATRPALSKEQVAKNAESYKEQVFKILDPERTEVRFNSEWLGEMKFEDVIRLTAHVTVAQMLARDDFSKRYAENRPISLVEFLYPLVQAYDSVMIEADIELGGTDQLFNLLLGRELQKVMGQEPQCVMTLPLIEGLDGVQKMSKSLNNYVGVNEEARDMYGKLMSVPDDLMWKYFEYILCWPAEKVAETKAKVEHGELHPRAVKDMLGQGVVSRFIGEAEAKAASEEFTRIFAQKELPDDIPEVIVPAGEIGLLSLMVQAGLCKSNGEARRLIKQGAVRINDEKVTDERAQITPEDGMIIRSGKRGFAQVKIG, encoded by the coding sequence ATGAATATTGAAGAGCAAGTTGATTTCCTGACAGCACGGTCGGTGGACTTTGTGAGCCGGGACGAGCTGAAAAAGAAACTCGAAAAATGCGCGGCCGAAGGGCGCGGGCTGCGGGTGAAATATGGTGCCGACCCATCCGCACCGGATATCCATCTCGGCCATGTGGTCGGGCTCAATAAATTGCGCGAATTTCAGGATGCCGGCCATACGGTCGTTTTTATTATCGGCGACTTCACCGGGATGATCGGTGATCCATCCGGAAAATCAGCCACGCGCCCTGCGCTGTCGAAAGAGCAGGTTGCAAAAAATGCCGAGAGCTATAAAGAGCAGGTTTTCAAGATACTCGATCCGGAAAGAACCGAAGTCCGTTTCAATTCTGAATGGCTCGGCGAAATGAAATTTGAAGACGTGATTCGTCTGACGGCCCACGTCACTGTTGCACAGATGCTGGCGCGCGATGATTTTTCCAAGCGCTATGCGGAAAACCGTCCGATCTCGCTGGTGGAATTTCTTTATCCGCTGGTGCAGGCCTACGACTCGGTCATGATCGAGGCCGATATTGAGCTCGGTGGAACCGATCAGCTTTTCAATCTGCTGCTCGGCCGTGAACTGCAGAAAGTGATGGGGCAGGAACCGCAGTGTGTGATGACGCTACCGCTGATCGAAGGGCTTGACGGCGTGCAGAAAATGTCGAAGTCGCTCAATAACTATGTGGGCGTCAACGAAGAAGCGCGCGATATGTACGGTAAATTGATGAGTGTGCCGGATGACCTGATGTGGAAATATTTTGAATATATTCTCTGCTGGCCGGCCGAAAAAGTGGCTGAAACAAAAGCCAAGGTGGAACACGGAGAACTGCATCCGCGTGCGGTGAAGGATATGCTCGGTCAGGGCGTGGTTTCCCGGTTTATCGGTGAAGCCGAAGCTAAAGCAGCTTCCGAAGAATTTACGCGTATCTTTGCGCAGAAGGAACTTCCGGACGATATTCCGGAAGTCATCGTGCCGGCTGGAGAAATCGGGTTGCTCAGCCTGATGGTGCAGGCCGGGCTCTGTAAGAGCAACGGTGAAGCACGACGCCTGATCAAGCAGGGCGCGGTAAGGATTAACGACGAAAAAGTGACGGACGAACGCGCTCAGATCACGCCGGAAGACGGCATGATTATCCGCTCCGGAAAGCGTGGCTTTGCTCAGGTCAAAATTGGATAG
- a CDS encoding YebC/PmpR family DNA-binding transcriptional regulator yields MAGHSKWANIKHKKAAADSARGKIFSKIAKEIIVAAAAGGGNVDDNIQLRALVQKAKGVSMPKDNIERAIKKGTGELEGGTLEEGSYECYAAGGIAVVVKVLTDNKNRSASEVRHAFTKAGTELAPPGSVSRMFQRKGQIFIEKDQTDEDTLMDVALEAGAEDLKTDGDQFEVITEPNDFDNVSDAITKAGIEMAESEITMIPDLVTEVTDVDQAKKIMGFIEALEALDDVQDVYSNFDISDEIAAQLEAE; encoded by the coding sequence ATGGCAGGTCATAGTAAGTGGGCTAACATTAAGCACAAAAAAGCGGCGGCCGATTCGGCGCGCGGTAAAATTTTCAGTAAAATCGCCAAGGAAATCATCGTGGCGGCAGCGGCCGGCGGCGGCAATGTGGATGACAATATTCAGCTGCGTGCTCTGGTACAGAAAGCCAAAGGCGTTTCCATGCCGAAGGACAACATCGAACGTGCCATCAAGAAGGGGACGGGCGAGCTTGAAGGGGGGACTCTTGAAGAAGGTTCCTACGAATGCTATGCCGCCGGGGGAATTGCCGTGGTGGTGAAAGTGCTGACCGACAATAAAAACCGCTCGGCATCCGAAGTGCGCCATGCTTTCACCAAAGCCGGAACGGAGCTGGCCCCGCCCGGATCGGTCAGCCGTATGTTCCAGCGCAAAGGACAGATTTTTATTGAGAAAGATCAGACCGATGAAGATACGCTGATGGATGTTGCGCTCGAAGCCGGCGCCGAAGATTTGAAGACGGATGGCGATCAGTTTGAAGTGATTACCGAGCCGAATGATTTTGATAATGTTTCCGATGCCATTACCAAAGCCGGTATTGAAATGGCTGAATCAGAAATTACGATGATTCCGGATCTCGTGACGGAAGTGACGGATGTGGATCAGGCCAAAAAAATTATGGGCTTTATTGAAGCGCTGGAAGCGCTTGATGATGTTCAGGATGTCTATTCCAACTTTGACATTTCGGATGAAATTGCGGCGCAGCTCGAAGCTGAGTAG